The following proteins come from a genomic window of Diprion similis isolate iyDipSimi1 chromosome 8, iyDipSimi1.1, whole genome shotgun sequence:
- the LOC124409779 gene encoding general odorant-binding protein 83a-like isoform X2, which translates to MSTVIYGLVITLFIFGKSMADDGLAEMMKMLHDTCVGETGVAEDVVIAAKAGNFAEDPKLKCFMLCLLNEVSAFDDGEIDIETLIAIIPESMAAQVEPIIRNCGVIKGSDDCDTAFLTNKCWYNENPALYADL; encoded by the exons ATGTCTACGGTTATTTACGGTCTTGTTAtaacgttatttatttttggcaAATCGATG GCAGATGATGGACTGGccgaaatgatgaaaatgctACACGACACATGCGTCGGAGAGACAGGCGTCGCTGAGG ACGTGGTCATCGCGGCCAAAGCCGGTAATTTTGCGGAAGATCCGAAGTTGAAG TGTTTCATGCTGTGCCTGTTGAATGAAGTTTCTGCT TTTGATGACGGCGAGATCGACATAGAAACACTCATCGCAATAATACCCGAATCCATGGCGGCCCAGGTTGAGCCAATAATTCGAAACTGTGGAGTAATCA AGGGTTCCGATGATTGTGATACGGCGTTCCTGACGAACAAGTGTTGGTACAATGAAAATCCAGCT TTATACGCGGATTTATAA
- the LOC124409779 gene encoding general odorant-binding protein 83a-like isoform X1, whose protein sequence is MSTVIYGLVITLFIFGKSMADDGLAEMMKMLHDTCVGETGVAEDVVIAAKAGNFAEDPKLKCFMLCLLNEVSAFDDGEIDIETLIAIIPESMAAQVEPIIRNCGVIKGSDDCDTAFLTNKCWYNENPAVSMMIGGGSNFVIFIAAERKIGK, encoded by the exons ATGTCTACGGTTATTTACGGTCTTGTTAtaacgttatttatttttggcaAATCGATG GCAGATGATGGACTGGccgaaatgatgaaaatgctACACGACACATGCGTCGGAGAGACAGGCGTCGCTGAGG ACGTGGTCATCGCGGCCAAAGCCGGTAATTTTGCGGAAGATCCGAAGTTGAAG TGTTTCATGCTGTGCCTGTTGAATGAAGTTTCTGCT TTTGATGACGGCGAGATCGACATAGAAACACTCATCGCAATAATACCCGAATCCATGGCGGCCCAGGTTGAGCCAATAATTCGAAACTGTGGAGTAATCA AGGGTTCCGATGATTGTGATACGGCGTTCCTGACGAACAAGTGTTGGTACAATGAAAATCCAGCTGTAAGTATGATGATTGGCGGAGGAtcgaattttgtaatttttattgctGCGGAACGTAAAATAGGCAAGTAA